The genomic segment CTAACGGGAGCGATTACAGGAAGCGTGTCAGCCCAGAAGAACAAGGTGATGCGAGATCTATTCTGCGAAAGCGGCACCAGAGTTGTGACTGCCGAGCCGATCTGGGCTGTATGCCTGAATGCGCCGTTCGAAATTTGCTGCACAATGGCTCGCGATTCCGCGCGCCCTTCATCCCTGGCCGATTCATCGCTTCGCCGCTGCACAACAGAGATAAGAGCCGCATGCGCTAATGAGCGCCCGTGCGGACCTGTACGGGGGGCGACCAGGAATGGTTGTTCTTACCGCGACCCCAGCGACTCCAGGCCCGCGACGCACGTAGCGGAAGCGGGAGCTGCCACCTTGCGCGACGCGGTAATTTGCTGCCAGTAGTTGTTCCTCGCATAGGAGAATACGTTCGCGGGGCGCTTGCCGAAGTCGGTGGGCCACTCGCCGCTACTCTTTACCGGCGATAGAGCGATGTAAACTTCGAGTGCCATCATGTGGTCAGCCGTGAATCGGGGTTTCCGTTTTGGGCACCGCAAGTCACCCTTGGAAGAGCATGCCTCGTATGAGGCCGTGCATCCTCTAAGCGGGGTACGGAGGAGATCTAATCGAGATGAGGGGCGGCAATGAGTCGTAGACGCGGCGGCGCTTCATGCAGGCAGGTGCGGCCGGAAGCGTACTTCTAAAGGCTGCGCAACATGGGCCCGGCCAGGAGTCGCCGCTCCCTGTGGAGCGCGATTCCATGGTCGACGTGCCTTTTGCTGGCATCGCGGGACATTGGTCGATATGATGACAGATATCGAAGTGGTCAGCGGCTCGACGCCAGGTATTGAAAAAGTTCTCGAGTTGTTTTCCCGCGAAGCCGGGAGCCGGAGCACGAGTTTATGGGTGTCGCGCAGGCAATGCCTGCAGACAAGTACGGCTTTGGGCCCGCTGCGGGAACCTTCGCGGCCTCGCAGGGCGTGAAGGTTGACGGGGCCCGCACGTTCGCGATGTTTTCGCGTGCCAAGGTATGGTCGATTCAAATCGCCATGGCCTGATGAGGTGAGTACAACGTGCAGTGAATGGCGTGGTTCCGTCCTTGATCTCATGTCGACCGAGTCCCCATCCATAGAGCGAGTCGTTCATTTGCCAGTTGACTGAACGGTTTGCAGGATGGCTTCGAGGATGGCTGCCGGAGTCGGAGGGCAACCCATTATCGAATGATTGACCGGAATGATATCCGCGACACCGCCTCTGGTCGCGTAGGTTTTGCCGTACACGCCTCCGCACGCTCCGCAATCGCCAACCGCAATCACAAGCTTGGGATCCGGAACGGCATCGAACGTTCTCTTCAGGGCTTCTTCCATATTCACCGAAACGGGACCGGTGACGAGAAGGAGGTCGGCGTGTCGAGGACTTGCCACGAATTTTATGCCGACGCCTTCGAGGTTGTAATAGGGATTATTGAGCGCCTGTATCTCAAGCTCACAGCCGTTGCACGATCCTGCATCGACGTGACGGATGCAGAGAGCACGGCCGAGAATCCTGAGGATGCGCTGCTGGAGAGCGCCAGTTGCAGCGTCTGCATTCGCTGGCGAGACCTGTTCGGTCAATATCCCTGAGCGGATCATCCGCGAGAGCGTGTTGATCATAAGAGCCTCAGAGGTCGTGCCCGGTGTAGGACAGGTTGAAAGATTTGTTGATCAATGGAAAATCGGGCACGAGATTTCCCAAAATCGCGTATTCGATCAGAGGCCAATTCTGCCACGACGGGTCATGCGCATGGCATCGGCGAATGCTGCCGTTCGGGCCGGTTTCAAGAGCGATGAGCACAGGACCGCGCCAGCCCTCGATCACTCCAATTCCGAGAAGGCCCGCGCCGGCGCTCGGAACAGCGC from the Occallatibacter riparius genome contains:
- a CDS encoding NADH-quinone oxidoreductase subunit B family protein, producing MINTLSRMIRSGILTEQVSPANADAATGALQQRILRILGRALCIRHVDAGSCNGCELEIQALNNPYYNLEGVGIKFVASPRHADLLLVTGPVSVNMEEALKRTFDAVPDPKLVIAVGDCGACGGVYGKTYATRGGVADIIPVNHSIMGCPPTPAAILEAILQTVQSTGK